The following are encoded together in the Pirellulales bacterium genome:
- a CDS encoding IS5/IS1182 family transposase, translating to WLVRYRRHARDYERNTETSEAMIYIAMINLMSRPLTRHKYI from the coding sequence TGGCTCGTCCGCTACCGCCGCCACGCCCGCGACTACGAACGCAACACCGAAACCAGCGAGGCCATGATCTACATCGCCATGATCAACCTCATGTCACGCCCCCTGACCCGACACAAATACATTTGA